In Victivallis sp. Marseille-Q1083, the genomic stretch TTTACCGGAAAGATGACAGTTTGTTCCATACCGACTACCGTTATCCGACCCGGCAGGAGATGTTGTCGATTGCGCTGCTGGAAGCGATTTATGGAGCCAGGGGATTCGTGTTTTATTCTTACTTCGATCTGCTGGCCGGACCGGATGAAGACCAATATCGAATCCGCTGGCCGGAACTCAAGGCCGTGGCGGCGGAACTGAAAGCGCTGGAACCGTTCCTCTTGTCGAAGTGGCCGATCCGCACTCCGGCGATCGGAACAGAAAGCGGAGAAATCAATGCCGGAACGTTCCAGAGCGATGACGGCCGGACTGCGGTATTGATCAGTGCGATCGGTCCCGGTCCGGCTGAGGCGACACTGGAGGTCGGGATTGTCGGGCTGCAAAGCCGTTGCGGCAACACGACTGAAATTGCTCCCGGTGTCTACCGGTTTGCCGGAGAGGATATCTGCGGCGATATTTTGCGTTGAAATGAGGAATACCGCCGGCGGCCGTCCTGCTGCTCCGGCCGCCGGCGGTTCTTTTATGGTTGAGTCACTGACAGCAGCACTGCCGGGTATTGGTGATTTTCGACCGTCTTCAGCAGTTCCCGGTAACCGCCCGGCCGGCGCTGCAGCAGATTTTCGGCGCATTCCGGATCGGTCAGCACATAATCGCAGGGAGGCAATTCTTCGTCGGTGGTCACGTAACTGTACGGCCGGTCGATGAAGAAGATCAACTCCGTATTGAAGTCGTCGTAAAAGACCAGTCGCTTGCCCGGTTCCATGTACTGCCTGGCCTCTTTGGCGAAGAACTTGACCGTCTTGAAGCCGTCGGTGCCGGGTTGGATGATCGCATGGTAACAACTGAAAATTCCCAGGATGATGATGGCGACGCCGGTGAACACTTCGAAAAATTTCCGTTTCTCCAACAGTTTTCCGAACCAGAACAATACGCCGAGCGTGACGGCCAGCGCCGGGATTACCCACAGCAGGTGATCGTTCAGGAAATTGCCGATCATGATCATCGTCATGCCGTCGCGCCTGGCCAGGTGCGGAATCCGGTCATCGACCGCCATCTGGCCGATGGTTTCGATAACGCCGAAACCGTTGAGCGCCATCATCAGCAGGCTCAACGCGCCGATGCCGTAAAAGACAATCTGCCAGCGCCGGTGCAGCGCCGGCGGATTGCTGCAGAAACGGTCGATCGCCCGGGCGGTCAGGATGGCCAGCGCCGGGTAGAGCGGCAGCAGATAATCGCCGCGTTTCAAGGCCGACAGCGTGAAAAAGAGAAAACCGGTGATCACCCACATCGCCAGAAAGACGGTGTCCGGCCGGAAACGCAGTTTCCAGAGGTTTTTGCGATAGCCGATCAGCGCCAGCACACTGACCAGCGACCAGGGCAGGGCGCCGGCCAGCAGTTTCGGGAAATAATAAAGCCAGGGCATCCGTTCGCCGTTGCGGTAGGTCGACCCGATGCCGGTGAA encodes the following:
- a CDS encoding glycosyltransferase family 39 protein; translated protein: MEQTILFNFKQLFRQKWFYAALLFAAAIFFINLGADGIYAAQEGRSAIIARQMLRSGDWMNMHFPGGIDNEKPIAYYWICAAFGSLFHLDGNPDIIAVEWAVRLPSALAALLTVLGAALLAGRIYGVRTACISVVVLSSMATFANLARLAHIDMTFAGAFTWSMVFLYFGYFQQWQANWRIYLFYLLLGLSVLFKGPLALLLAGLVVLGMLLWSRRWKMIWELRPCRGALLFLAVTAPWYIQENIRTDGAFFREFLLDQNIRRFTGIGSTYRNGERMPWLYYFPKLLAGALPWSLVSVLALIGYRKNLWKLRFRPDTVFLAMWVITGFLFFTLSALKRGDYLLPLYPALAILTARAIDRFCSNPPALHRRWQIVFYGIGALSLLMMALNGFGVIETIGQMAVDDRIPHLARRDGMTMIMIGNFLNDHLLWVIPALAVTLGVLFWFGKLLEKRKFFEVFTGVAIIILGIFSCYHAIIQPGTDGFKTVKFFAKEARQYMEPGKRLVFYDDFNTELIFFIDRPYSYVTTDEELPPCDYVLTDPECAENLLQRRPGGYRELLKTVENHQYPAVLLSVTQP